One stretch of Lacrimispora sphenoides DNA includes these proteins:
- a CDS encoding DNA cytosine methyltransferase has translation MNTENKCGALNKVRLTGNILFSGIGAQERGFEDSGLFEIEVLTTSDICKEAVLSYAAIHCGLTCKMVENYPDYPTREEMAQHLTNINLGYEPDKNKYYDWFKLIKKKNKELEKYWLACKLSNNLGDISKIEELPYADFWTVSFCCQDISVAGKMKGLKPDSGTRSSLLWDNIKLLERAKNNSTLPKYIMFENVKNLVSKKFINDFNDLIDVLGELGFNTYWKVINGKDCGIPQNRERVFVIAIRKDIDTEKFEFPTPFDNGLRLRDILDTVVDERFYLSDEKVKDMISNMSPCCKNKNSVIRIGKINSSQDGLVVDINGLSPTHTSGHGNSPKIITVGNVNPSGNGMNGNVFSDNGLAPTLTTNKGEGNKILINKESNELQQVGSINNYNDDANRVYSDNLARTLKSEAGGGGAKTGWCQTSVECNHTEFPCIYDDRDKGFGVKTSDYCPTQRAERFGIKCIEVTKRVRKLIPKECWRLMGFRDSDCEAASNIGVADSHLYKEAGNSIITNCVRLLAEHLYKAQYDNTYKCTDENFTQPQVD, from the coding sequence TTGAATACAGAAAATAAATGCGGAGCTTTAAATAAAGTAAGGTTAACTGGAAATATTTTATTTTCAGGAATTGGTGCTCAGGAACGAGGATTTGAAGACTCAGGATTGTTTGAAATAGAAGTATTAACTACATCTGACATTTGTAAGGAAGCAGTTCTATCTTACGCTGCTATCCATTGTGGATTGACATGTAAAATGGTTGAAAACTACCCTGATTATCCAACTAGGGAAGAAATGGCACAGCATTTAACAAATATCAACTTGGGATATGAACCAGACAAAAATAAGTATTACGATTGGTTCAAACTAATAAAGAAGAAAAATAAAGAACTTGAAAAGTATTGGTTGGCATGTAAATTAAGTAACAATCTTGGTGATATTAGTAAAATTGAGGAATTACCATATGCTGACTTTTGGACAGTAAGTTTCTGTTGCCAAGATATTTCGGTGGCTGGAAAAATGAAGGGGTTAAAGCCCGACAGTGGAACGAGGAGTAGTTTGCTTTGGGATAATATTAAGTTATTAGAGAGAGCAAAAAATAATAGTACTCTTCCAAAATACATTATGTTTGAAAATGTAAAGAATTTGGTAAGCAAGAAGTTTATTAATGATTTTAATGATTTAATTGATGTGCTTGGAGAACTTGGATTCAATACATATTGGAAAGTGATTAATGGAAAAGACTGTGGGATTCCTCAAAATCGTGAAAGAGTTTTTGTTATCGCAATTCGTAAAGATATTGATACTGAGAAATTTGAGTTTCCGACTCCATTTGATAATGGATTAAGGCTCAGAGATATTCTTGATACTGTTGTCGATGAGAGGTTTTATCTATCAGATGAAAAGGTAAAAGATATGATCTCTAATATGAGTCCTTGTTGCAAAAATAAAAACTCTGTTATTCGAATTGGTAAAATCAATTCATCTCAGGACGGACTGGTTGTTGACATCAATGGATTGTCTCCAACCCATACATCTGGGCATGGAAATTCACCTAAGATTATAACAGTTGGTAATGTTAATCCGTCTGGTAACGGAATGAATGGTAATGTATTTTCTGACAATGGTTTGGCACCCACATTAACTACTAATAAAGGTGAAGGGAATAAGATTCTAATCAATAAGGAGTCGAATGAACTTCAGCAGGTTGGCTCCATAAACAATTATAACGATGATGCTAATCGTGTTTATAGTGATAATCTTGCAAGAACGCTAAAAAGTGAAGCTGGTGGAGGGGGTGCTAAAACTGGCTGGTGTCAAACCAGCGTAGAATGTAACCACACAGAATTTCCTTGTATTTATGATGATAGGGATAAGGGGTTTGGAGTAAAAACGTCTGATTATTGTCCCACTCAAAGAGCTGAAAGATTTGGAATTAAGTGTATTGAAGTAACCAAGAGGGTGAGAAAACTTATTCCTAAAGAATGCTGGAGACTCATGGGGTTCAGAGACTCAGATTGCGAAGCAGCTTCGAATATTGGAGTAGCAGATTCACATTTATATAAGGAAGCTGGCAATTCTATTATAACAAACTGCGTCAGACTTCTGGCGGAGCATTTGTATAAGGCTCAATATGATAATACATATAAGTGTACCGATGAAAATTTTACACAACCACAGGTGGATTAA
- a CDS encoding type II toxin-antitoxin system PemK/MazF family toxin, translating to MSTVKVIGNNVCLLNNDRVVHSRSIAETIYCGEVRYAYLPKMPTVEGLKFHIQEKARPVLIVSNNANNRATNGNVQVIPFTSKDKTSLPTHLSFKAGEFGLAEDSILMAECETQIPAMFVFEKIGEVNDNKIIEDIVQTIIIQHGLFAKLMKKRYNKSNVNRSVSDYKVIEGRKHNDFERNIG from the coding sequence GTGTCAACAGTAAAAGTGATTGGAAATAATGTGTGTTTATTAAATAATGATAGGGTGGTTCACAGCAGGAGCATAGCGGAAACTATATATTGCGGAGAGGTGAGATATGCATATCTTCCCAAAATGCCTACTGTTGAGGGATTAAAGTTCCACATTCAAGAGAAAGCAAGACCTGTTTTGATCGTATCAAACAACGCTAACAATAGAGCCACCAACGGTAACGTCCAAGTTATTCCGTTTACATCAAAAGACAAGACCAGTTTGCCAACTCATTTATCATTCAAGGCAGGAGAATTTGGGCTTGCAGAAGATTCAATTTTGATGGCCGAGTGTGAGACGCAGATTCCAGCAATGTTTGTTTTTGAAAAAATCGGCGAAGTAAATGATAATAAAATTATTGAAGATATCGTCCAAACGATAATTATTCAGCATGGCTTGTTTGCAAAACTTATGAAAAAGAGATATAATAAGTCGAATGTGAACCGATCAGTGTCTGATTATAAGGTTATCGAAGGGAGAAAACATAATGACTTCGAAAGAAATATTGGATAA